One window from the genome of Salvia miltiorrhiza cultivar Shanhuang (shh) chromosome 7, IMPLAD_Smil_shh, whole genome shotgun sequence encodes:
- the LOC130991304 gene encoding auxin-induced protein 22B, with amino-acid sequence MPTSDLNLEATELRLGLPGSDQSSNKRASPETAEDAAAKSAPAPKAQIVGWPPVKSYRKSTAARKAEAESGMYVKVSMDGAPYLRKIDIKLYDGYSHLLTALEDMFKLSIGEYSEREGYKGSEYAPAYEDKDGDLMLVGDVPWEMFMSSCKRLRIMRGADARGLGCAQ; translated from the exons ATGCCTACTTCCGATCTAAATCTGGAGGCGACCGAGCTCCGGTTGGGCCTCCCCGGCTCCGACCAGTCCAGCAACAAGAGAGCCTCGCCGGAGACGGCGGAGGACGCCGCCGCGAAGTCCGCGCCTGCGCCGAA AGCGCAGATAGTGGGGTGGCCGCCGGTGAAGTCGTACCGGAAGAGCACGGCGGCGAGGAAGGCGGAGGCGGAGAGCGGGATGTATGTGAAAGTGAGCATGGATGGAGCGCCTTATCTCAGGAAGATTGATATCAAGCTTTACGATGGATATTCTCACCTCCTTACTGCTTTGGAAGACATGTTCAAGCTCTCCATAG GTGAATATTCAGAGAGGGAAGGCTACAAAGGATCGGAATATGCGCCAGCTTACGAAGACAAAGATGGCGATTTGATGCTCGTTGGAGATGTTCCATGGGA AATGTTCATGTCGTCTTGCAAGAGACTGAGAATCATGAGAGGAGCAGACGCAAGGGGATTGGGCTGTGCtcagtaa
- the LOC130991301 gene encoding protein transport protein SEC23 G has product MDFTELEAIEGLRWPWHSWPLSKPEVSALVVPLSIMCTPLMPFSELPILAHEPVNCFQCGAVWNPYSRIDYTTKIWVCPFCYRRNPFPRSYDHINENNIPAELFPTYSTVEYHLGPAPSSGLGLGMDSGLGRTASGPLRSNSGSFSNVSAAYSGTGEWSGVSGGVGVGPAFVFVVDGCSSEEDLGALKGELLHIIARLPENALVGLVVFDAMVRVYDLGFTDCLRAVVFHGGREVSSEKAKELLGLHHMKQSIGKTSSVQKQGFLVPVSEYEFNIITAIEDIHSSPLVKTGHRPLRCTGVAISVAVGLLEGCLINTGSRVMVFTTGPATVGPGMIVDSDFGTAIRTHRDLNNGYASYPRKSCEYYKQISQRLSESSIILDLFACSLDQVGAAELKVPVESSNGFMMLGESFESEEFRKSLRHMFDRDSDGNLEMAFDVTIEIVTTKDVKICGALGPCISLQRKNDTVSEKVIGKGGTYIWKLGTITSKTCIAFFFEVADEQKSQPSSAFFIQFITQYRYSNMGIRKRVTTAARRWVVKHSPEIASGFDQEAAASVMARLAINKTEEMFAHDVIRWLDKMLIRFASKFGDYVPEDPSTFRLSTNFSLFPQFMYYLRRSQFMDVFNSTPDETAYFRLMLNREGVVNSLIMVQPTLFQYSFDGPPIPVVLDVCSISPDVILLFDSFFHVVIHHGSKIAQWRKLGYDKDPSHESFRELLEAPELDAEQLVAGRIPVPKFIKCDQHSSQARFLLAKLNPSVTQNSTYSEGSEFIFTDDVSLQVFIEHLQALAVQG; this is encoded by the exons ATGGATTTCACCGAATTGGAAGCGATCGAGGGTTTGCGTTGGCCGTGGCACTCATGGCCGCTCTCGAAGCCCGAGGTCTCAGCTTTGGTCGTTCCACTATCGATTATGTGCACTCCGCTGATGCCGTTCAGCGAGCTGCCGATCCTAGCTCACGAGCCGGTGAACTGCTTCCAATGCGGCGCGGTTTGGAACCCCTACTCCCGCATCGATTACACCACTAAAATCTGGGTTTGTCCCTTTTGCTACCGGAGGAACCCGTTTCCGAGATCGTATGATCATATCAACGAGAACAATATACCGGCGGAGCTCTTTCCGACTTACAGCACCGTTGAGTATCATCTGGGTCCGGCGCCGAGCTCGGGCCTGGGCCTGGGCATGGATTCGGGCTTAGGGCGGACTGCGAGTGGGCCGTTGAGGTCGAATAGCGGTTCGTTCTCGAATGTTTCTGCTGCTTATTCGGGCACGGGGGAGTGGAGTGGGGTTAGTGGTGGAGTCGGGGTTGGACCGGCATTTGTGTTTGTCGTGGATGGTTGCTCCTCGGAGGAGGATTTAGGGGCTTTGAAGGGTGAGTTGCTGCATATTATTGCACGTTTGCCGGAGAATGCTTTGGTTGGTCTTGTGGTTTTTGATGCAATGGTGAGGGTATATGATTTGGGATTCACAGATTGTTTGAGAGCTGTGGTGTTTCATGGAGGGCGTGAGGTTTCGTCTGAAAAG GCCAAAGAGCTTCTTGGGCTCCATCACATGAAGCAATCTATTGGAAAGACTTCATCAGTACAAAAGCAAGGCTTTCTAGTTCCAGTATCTGAATATGAATTCAATATCATCACAGCAATTGAAGATATCCATTCTTCACCTTTGGTCAAGACAGGACATCGACCTTTACGGTGTACAGGGGTTGCGATCTCAGTAGCTGTTGGATTGTTAGAAGGATGCTTGATAAATACTGGTTCACGTGTGATGGTCTTCACAACTGGACCTGCAACAGTTGGCCCAGGAATGATTGTTGACTCAGATTTTGGCACTGCTATTAGAACTCACCGTGATCTCAACAACGGTTATGCTTCCTACCCTAGAAAATCTTGCGAATATTACAAGCAAATATCTCAAAGATTGTCAGAGTCGTCCATCATTCTTGATCTGTTCGCCTGCTCTCTGGATCAGGTCGGAGCAGCTGAGTTAAAAGTCCCAGTTGAAAGCTCCAATGGTTTCATGATGTTAGGAGAGTCGTTCGAATCAGAGGAATTCAGAAAAAGCTTGCGCCACATGTTTGATCGTGACAGTGATGGAAATTTAGAGATGGCTTTTGATGTGACCATAGAGATAGTGACTACCAAAGACGTGAAAATTTGTGGAGCACTTGGACCTTGCATCTCTCTCCAAAGGAAGAATGATACAGTGAGCGAGAAAGTGATTGGTAAAGGTGGTACCTACATTTGGAAACTGGGTACAATCACCAGCAAAACATGCATTGCTTTCTTCTTTGAAGTTGCAGACGAACAGAAATCTCAACCGAGCTCGGCATTTTTCATTCAGTTCATAACACAATACAGATATAGTAACATGGGAATTCGGAAGAGGGTGACCACTGCTGCAAGAAGATGGGTGGTGAAACACTCCCCAGAAATCGCTTCAGGATTCGACCAGGAAGCTGCTGCTTCAGTTATGGCTAGACTTGCCATCAACAAGACAGAAGAAATGTTCGCTCACGATGTTATCAGATGGCTGGATAAGATGCTGATACGTTTTGCATCTAAATTTGGTGATTATGTGCCGGAAGATCCATCAACCTTCCGCCTTTCCACCAACTTCTCCCTCTTTCCACAATTTATGTATTACTTGAGAAGATCCCAATTCATGGATGTCTTCAACAGCACTCCAGATGAGACGGCTTATTTCCGGCTGATGTTAAACCGTGAAGGGGTGGTGAATTCTCTTATCATGGTGCAGCCAACCCTGTTCCAGTATTCATTTGACGGGCCGCCTATCCCAGTTGTTTTGGATGTGTGCTCCATCTCTCCCGATGTAATCTTACTTTTCGATTCCTTCTTCCATGTCGTCATCCACCATGGCTCTAAGATTGCACAATGGAGAAAGCTCGGGTATGACAAGGATCCGAGCCATGAAAGTTTTAGGGAACTCTTGGAAGCTCCGGAGCTTGATGCCGAGCAACTGGTGGCCGGACGGATCCCAGTCCCAAAATTCATCAAGTGTGACCAGCACAGCAGCCAGGCAAGGTTTCTTCTTGCTAAGCTAAATCCATCCGTCACTCAGAATTCGACGTATTCTGAGGGTTCGGAGTTTATATTCACCGACGACGTGAGCTTGCAAGTTTTCATTGAGCACTTGCAAGCCCTAGCTGTGCAGGGTTAG
- the LOC130991302 gene encoding auxin-responsive protein IAA14-like, which produces MEVGLNFKETELCLGLPGGGGGGGESDAVKTSGKRGFSETVDLKLNLHSDEADLKEAAENSSAAAPLKDPVKPPAKAQVVGWPPVRSFRKNAMAKQKSGGEEAACSGGGAAFVKVSMDGAPYLRKVDLKMYATYKELSDALAKMFSSFTMGNYGSQGMIDFMNERKLMDLLNSSEYVPTYEDKDGDWMLVGDVPWEMFVESCKRLRIMKGSEAIGLAPRAMEKCKSRC; this is translated from the exons ATGGAAGTTGGACTGAATTTCAAGGAAACTGAGCTGTGCCTCGGCCTCCCCGGCGGAGGTGGAGGCGGAGGCGAGAGCGACGCCGTCAAGACCTCCGGCAAGAGAGGCTTCTCCGAGACGGTTGATCTCAAGCTCAATCTCCATTCCGACGAGGCGGATCTGAAGGAGGCGGCCGAGAACTCGTCCGCCGCCGCTCCTCTTAAGGATCCGGTCAAGCCTCCTGCCAA GGCGCAAGTGGTGGGATGGCCGCCGGTGCGGTCCTTCCGGAAGAACGCGATGGCGAAGCAGAAGAGCGGCGGCGAGGAGGCGGCATGCAGCGGCGGAGGGGCGGCGTTCGTGAAGGTGTCGATGGACGGCGCGCCGTACCTCCGCAAGGTGGACCTCAAAATGTACGCCACCTACAAGGAGCTCTCCGACGCCTTAGCTAAGATGTTCAGCTCCTTCACCATGG GTAACTATGGGAGCCAAGGAATGATAGATTTCATGAATGAGAGGAAATTGATGGATTTGTTAAACAGTTCTGAATATGTTCCCACTTATGAGGATAAGGATGGGGACTGGATGCTCGTGGGGGATGTTCCATGGGA GATGTTTGTTGAATCTTGTAAGCGCCTCCGCATTATGAAAGGATCTGAAGCCATTGGACTTG CACCAAGAGCTATGGAGAAATGCAAGAGCAGGTGCTGA
- the LOC130991305 gene encoding exportin-2-like — MAMEWNDDALQVLSQCFINTLSPLPEPRRRAEAALAEAADRANYGLAVLRLVAEPAVDEQIRQSAAVNFKNHLKARWAAQNPDDPDRIVMPDTEKEQIKGSIVRVMVTATPKIQPQLGEALTVIGNHDFPRQWRALLPELVVKLDELSQANDYVSVNGILAAVDSLLKKFRYEYKTNDLLLDLKYCLDSFARPLLQVFQRTACYLDHAVGSGAANAVVLKGYIESQTLCCWIFYSFNYMDLPEFFEDHMNEWMVEFNKYLTVKYSALEDSGSDGLAVVDDLRAVVCENISLYMKRDEETFHKYYLKGFVEAVWGLLVAASNSSSRESLTVTAIKFLTTVSTSVHHTLFARDDILQKICQSIVIPNVMLRDEDEELFEMNYIEFIRRDMEGSDLETRRRIACELLKGIALNYKERVAQKASAQIKSLLVSFSQNPAANWKHKDCAIYLVVSLATKKASGTSISTDLVDVESFFGSVIVPELQDVDGFPMLKAGALKFFTMFRNQIPKAVAVSLLHDVARFLVTEKNVVHSYAASCIEKLLLVKDEGGRARYSAEDISSKFLETLMTNLFVALQRPESEENRYVMKCIVRVLGVANISHEDAVTCINELATVLNRVCGNPKNPDFNHHLFDSVALLIRRACEQDPSIASAFETRLLPILQEILWKDVTEFFPYAFQLLALLVDFTRSPLPENYMKFFEILLLQDSWKKSANVPSLVRLLQAFLRKAPHELNQQGCLSNILGIFESLVSSRTTAEQGFYVLNTVIENLGYDVVSAYISHIWLTLFQRLQSNKTTKIVTSLIVFMSLFLVKHGPEKLAGSMNAVQADVFIQILEKVWIRDVKSITGPMELKLTSVASTRILCECLSPLHSECWGKLLDSIVTLVSRPEEERVDEEEPEDPDFSETIGSNAARFLLRNAGRKDEDPVPDIKDPRQFLVASLANLAARSPGTLPRIIAGNLDPANQTALLQLCSSYNFTIV; from the coding sequence ATGGCAATGGAGTGGAACGACGATGCCCTACAAGTCCTGTCCCAGTGTTTCATCAACACGCTGTCGCCGCTCCCCGAGCCTCGCCGCCGCGCGGAAGCGGCATTGGCGGAGGCCGCCGATCGGGCCAACTATGGGCTGGCGGTTCTCCGGCTCGTCGCGGAGCCCGCTGTGGATGAGCAGATCCGCCAATCCGCGGCTGTTAACTTCAAAAACCACCTCAAAGCTCGCTGGGCGGCGCAGAATCCCGATGACCCGGACCGGATTGTTATGCCGGACACTGAGAAGGAGCAGATCAAAGGTTCGATAGTTAGGGTGATGGTTACTGCCACGCCGAAAATTCAACCTCAGCTTGGTGAAGCTTTGACCGTCATTGGGAACCATGATTTCCCAAGACAATGGCGGGCTTTGTTGCCTGAGTTAGTTGTGAAATTGGATGAATTGAGTCAGGCAAATGATTATGTTTCTGTGAATGGGATTTTAGCTGCGGTTGATTCATTGCTGAAGAAGTTTAGATACGAGTATAAGACAAATGACCTCTTACTTGATCTCAAGTATTGTCTTGATAGCTTTGCGCGGCCACTGTTACAAGTGTTTCAGCGGACTGCTTGTTATCTAGACCATGCTGTGGGTTCTGGGGCTGCGAATGCTGTTGTTCTAAAGGGTTATATAGAGTCACAGACGTTATGTTGTTGGATCTTTTATTCATTCAATTATATGGATTTGCCTGAGTTTTTTGAGGATCATATGAATGAATGGATGGTTGAGTTCAACAAATATTTGACAGTGAAATATTCTGCCTTGGAAGATAGTGGAAGTGATGGGCTTGCTGTAGTTGATGACTTGAGAGCTGTGGTTTGTGAGAATATTAGCCTGTATATGAAGAGAGATGAGGAGACATTTCACAAGTATTACTTGAAGGGGTTTGTGGAAGCTGTGTGGGGACTCTTAGTGGCTGCCTCTAATTCTTCTAGTCGGGAGAGTCTCACCGTGACTGCTATTAAGTTTTTGACTACGGTTAGCACAAGTGTTCATCATACTTTGTTTGCAAGGGATGATATTTTGCAGAAGATTTGTCAGAGTATAGTGATTCCTAATGTGATGCTCAGGGATGAGGACGAGGAGCTTTTTGAGATGAATTACATTGAGTTCATTAGAAGAGATATGGAAGGCAGTGACTTAGAAACTAGGAGGAGGATAGCTTGTGAACTCCTCAAGGGAATTGCTTTGAACTATAAGGAGAGGGTGGCTCAAAAGGCTTCTGCTCAGATTAAGAGTCTTCTCGTCTCATTTTCACAGAATCCGGCCGCTAACTGGAAGCACAAGGATTGTGCTATTTATTTGGTTGTGTCCCTTGCCACAAAGAAAGCTAGTGGCACCTCGATTTCCACTGATCTTGTTGATGTCGAGAGCTTCTTTGGGTCTGTTATTGTGCCAGAGCTGCAAGATGTTGATGGATTTCCGATGTTGAAAGCTGGTGCATTAAAGTTCTTCACAATGTTCAGGAACCAGATCCCCAAAGCTGTTGCAGTCTCACTGCTCCACGATGTTGCCCGCTTTCTGGTCACTGAGAAGAATGTGGTTCATTCATATGCAGCCAGCTGCATTGAGAAGCTCCTTCTAGTCAAGGATGAGGGGGGGAGGGCTAGATATTCAGCTGAAGATATCAGCAGCAAATTTCTGGAAacattaatgaccaatcttttTGTTGCCTTACAAAGGCCAGAATCTGAGGAGAATCGTTACGTGATGAAGTGCATCGTTCGGGTTCTTGGAGTTGCTAATATTTCACATGAGGATGCAGTAACTTGCATCAACGAGCTGGCAACTGTTCTAAACAGAGTTTGTGGAAACCCAAAGAACCCCGACTTTAATCATCATCTGTTTGATTCGGTGGCTCTTTTAATCAGGAGGGCTTGTGAGCAAGACCCGTCTATTGCTTCAGCTTTTGAAACAAGGCTACTGCCCATCCTGCAGGAGATCTTATGGAAAGATGTTACTGAGTTCTTTCCTTATGCATTCCAGCTGCTAGCTCTGCTTGTGGACTTCACTCGATCTCCTTTACCAGAGaattatatgaaattttttGAAATACTTCTTCTTCAAGATTCGTGGAAAAAGTCTGCGAACGTACCTTCTCTTGTTCGCTTGCTTCAGGCCTTCCTTAGGAAGGCTCCACACGAGCTAAATCAGCAGGGGTGTTTATCCAACATCCTTGGAATATTTGAAAGTTTAGTTTCGTCACGGACTACTGCTGAGCAAGGTTTTTATGTGCTCAACACCGTGATTGAAAATCTTGGTTATGATGTTGTGTCTGCCTACATTAGCCATATATGGCTTACCCTGTTTCAGCGGCTGCAGAGCAACAAGACAACGAAGATTGTCACGTCTCTTATCGTGTTTATGTCACTTTTTCTGGTGAAACATGGTCCTGAGAAACTTGCTGGTTCGATGAATGCTGTGCAGGCTGATGTTTTCATCCAAATCCTGGAGAAAGTTTGGATACGCGACGTCAAGTCAATCACAGGTCCAATGGAGCTGAAGTTAACTTCAGTGGCTTCAACCAGGATCTTATGTGAGTGTCTGTCACCATTGCATTCAGAATGTTGGGGAAAATTGCTCGACAGCATTGTTACACTCGTTTCGCGGCCAGAGGAGGAGAGAGTGGACGAGGAGGAGCCCGAGGATCCGGATTTTAGTGAAACTATTGGTTCTAATGCTGCACGTTTCCTGCTGCGCAATGCTGGGAGGAAAGACGAGGACCCTGTGCCGGACATCAAAGATCCGAGGCAGTTTTTGGTCGCGTCTTTAGCAAATCTTGCTGCTCGCTCCCCTGGAACGTTGCCTCGGATCATTGCCGGAAATCTTGATCCGGCTAATCAAACTGCTTTGCTTCAACTTTGCAGCTCCTACAATTTTACCATAGTTTGA
- the LOC130991306 gene encoding alpha-mannosidase I MNS4 yields the protein MGAANKTLLLILLLFSDLFVCEILAEGVTKEEAKQLRDEVREMFYHAFDGYMKHAFPHDELKPLSCGGEDTLGGYALTLIDSLDTLALLGDRERFSTSVEWIGKNLRFDINKTVSIFETTIRILGGLLSAHLIASDYNTGMRIPSYEDELLHLAEDLARRMLPAFDTPTGIPFGSVNLMHGVDENESKITSTAGGGTLTLEFGMLSRLTNDPIFEEVTKNAVLGLWARRSRINLVGAHIDVFSGEWTQKDAGIGTSIDSFYEYLLKAYILFGDEEYLFIFQEAYRAAMLYLHNDPWYVEVNMNSAALVWPLFNSLQAFWPGLQVLAGDIEPAIRTHAAFFSVWKRYGFTPEGFNLATFKVQQGQKSYPLRPELIESTYWLYKATRNPRFLDAGRDMLASLQYAARCTCGYCHISDVEFHQQEDHMESFFLAETVKYLWLLFDLAAGPDNLVENGPYQYIFSTEGHLLPVTPQVSLVSEHCSYLGAYCRSSSSRHETYFSDAARDSAATNTSESFTNTNSNTLSRSDSRKSRSSGLIKGYCPGLTHGQRYGISYVASDDSPEEESSSTKQAAVVQNSSTILVVSNQSSDSPSSDADGDHHDNHHEPGEDQSAPQLDNETSQIIDVTNEEEV from the exons ATGGGTGCTGCAAACAAGACTCTATTGCTAATTCTCCTACTATTTTCTGATCTTTTTGTATGCGAGATTCTCGCTGAAGGCGTCACTAAGGAGGAAGCCAAGCAGCTCAGAGATGAG GTGCGCGAAATGTTTTATCATGCCTTTGATGGATACATGAAGCATGCATTTCCACATGATGAACTGAAGCCTTTATCGTGTGGAGGGGAAGATACACTCGGAGGATATGCATTAACATTG ATTGATTCATTGGACACACTGGCTTTGCTTGGTGATCGAGAGCGCTTTTCTACATCTGTTGAATGGATTGGTAAAAATCTTCGATTTGATATT AATAAAACAGTATCCATCTTTGAGACTACAATAAGGATACTTGGAGGCCTTCTTTCTGCTCATCTTATTGCAAGTGATTATAACACG GGCATGAGAATACCCTCATATGAGGATGAGTTGCTTCATTTGGCTGAGGATTTAGCTCGTAGAATGTTGCCTGCGTTTGATACTCCTACAG GAATCCCTTTTGGGTCAGTAAATCTAATGCACGGTGTAGATGAGAATGAAAGCAAG ATCACATCAACAGCTGGTGGTGGGACCCTGACATTGGAATTTGGGATGCTTAGCCGTCTGACAAATGATCCGA TTTTTGAGGAAGTCACAAAGAATGCAGTTCTAGGACTATGGGCTCGTCGTTCAAGAATCAACTTAGTTGGTGCTCATATCGATGTTTTTTCTGGAGAATGGACTCAAAAG GATGCTGGAATAGGAACCAGTATAGACTCTTTCTATGAGTATCTACTCAAG GCTTATATATTGTTTGGAGATGAAGAGTACCTTTTCATCTTCCAAGAAGCTTATAGGGCTGCAATGTTATATCTTCATAATGATCCTTG GTATGTGGAGGTGAATATGAATTCTGCTGCCCTCGTTTGGCCATTATTTAATAGCCTGCAGGCGTTTTGGCCTGGCCTTCAG GTTCTAGCTGGGGATATCGAGCCTGCCATAAGAACTCATGCGGCCTTCTTCAGTGTCTGGAAGCGATACGGTTTCACTCCAGAAGGTTTCAATTTGGCCACTTTTAAAGTTCAG CAAGGTCAGAAAAGTTATCCTTTGCGTCCCGAATTGATAGAAAGCACGTATTGGCTATACAAAGCTACTCGAAACCCCAG ATTTCTTGATGCCGGAAGGGACATGCTTGCTAGCTTGCAATACGCTGCTCGATGCACTTGTGGATATTGTCATATTTCAGATGTAGAGTTTCACCAGCAAGAAGATCACATGGAAAGCTTCTTCTTGGCCGAGACT GTCAAATACCTGTGGTTGCTATTTGATTTAGCTGCTGGTCCAGACAACTTGGTTGAGAATGGCCCATACca GTACATCTTTAGCACTGAAGGCCACTTGCTTCCGGTGACTCCACAGGTATCGTTAGTAAGCGAACATTGTAGCTATCTCGGAGCATACTGTAGAAGCAGCAGCTCGAGACACGAAACGTACTTTTCAGACGCTGCAAGGGACTCTGCAGCCACAAATACCTCAGAATCTTTCACAAACACAAATTCAAACACTCTATCACGCTCCGATTCCCGAAAGTCGCGCTCCTCAGGATTGATCAAG GGATACTGTCCCGGACTAACTCACGGGCAAAGGTACGGTATATCATACGTTGCTTCGGATGATAGTCCCGAGGAGGAGTCATCGAGCACAAAGCAGGCCGCTGTGGTTCAAAATTCTTCGACGATCTTGGTGGTCTCAAACCAAAGTTCGGATTCTCCATCGTCAGATGCTGATGGGGATCATCATGATAATCATCATGAACCCGGGGAGGATCAGAGCGCGCCCCAGCTGGACAACGAAACATCACAAATCATCGATGTAACAAACGAGGAGGAGGTATGA